A DNA window from Sordaria macrospora chromosome 4, complete sequence contains the following coding sequences:
- a CDS encoding 60S ribosomal protein uL1 yields the protein MSKISVAAVRQHVTDLLEYSNETKKRNFLETVELQIGLKNYDPQRDKRFSGTIRLPSIPRPNMSICILGDQHDIDRAKHGGVDAMSVDDLKKLNKNKKLIKKLARKYDAFVASEALIKQIPRLLGPGLSKAGKFPTPVSHSDDLTGKLNEVKSTIKFQLKKVLCMGVAVGNVGMTQEQLVGNIMLAINYLVSLLKKGWQNVGSLTIKATMSPPKRLY from the exons ATGTCCAAGATTTCCGTCG CCGCTGTGCGTCAGCACGTTACTGACCTTCTTGAGTACTCTAACGagaccaagaagcgcaaCTTCCTCGAGACCGTCGAGCTCCAGATCGGCCTCAAGAACTATGATCCCCAGCGTGACAAGCGTTTCTCCGGCACCATCCGCCTGCCCAGCATCCCCCGCCCCAACATGAGCATCTGCATTCTCGGTGACCAGCACGATATCGATCGTGCCAAGCACGGCGGTGTCGACGCCATGTCCGTCGATGatctcaagaagctcaacaagaacaagaagctcaTCAAGAAGCTTGCTCGCAAGTACGATGCCTTCGTCGCCTCCGAGGCCCTCATCAAGCAGATTCCCCGTCTCCTTGGTCCCGGTCTTTCCAAGG CTGGCAAGTTCCCCACCCCTGTCTCCCACTCCGACGACCTTACcggcaagctcaacgagGTCAAGTCCACCATCAAGTTCCAGCTCAAGAAGGTTCTCTGCATGGGTGTCGCCGTCGGCAACGTTGGCATGACCCAGGAGCAGCTCGTTGGTAACATCATGTTGGCCATCAACTAcctcgtctccctcctcaagaAGGGCTGGCAGAACGTCGGTAGCCTTACCATCAAGGCTACCATGTCTCCCCCCAAGCGCCTCTACTAA